The DNA segment CCATTCCATCTCTCAATCAGACAGGGCCAGGGTTTGGATCTGTGTCTGATGATCaccagctgcgtgaccttgggcacattccctctctgagcctctctcctTGCCTGTGTAACGGGGAGAATAACCATCTCGGGGGATCACTGATTAGTTCTTCAGACGATACTGTAATGAGCTGGCACAGAGGAGAGGCTTAATAAATGGCcgtttctgtccccttctcttcatATACTTTCCGAGAGTATGcttgtatctatttatttttaaatgtttatttctttattttgaggggggtggggtggggggagagaatcccaagcaggctccttgctgctggcacagagtccaatgcagggcttaggcccatgacccatgagatcatgacctgagctgaaaccaagagtcatacgcttaacccactgagccactcaggcgccctttgGCAGTATGCTTTGAAAAAGTTCTTCCACCGGGCCGCAGATTACGACGTACTATATGTCAGGGCTGCGTCCAAGGGAGTACAGGTGTGGAGGcccacagatgagaaaaacagtccctgccctcaagcaaCTCAGGGAGGGTAAGATAAGGATCTAAGAGACTTTTATACAAATAGAACCTTTGGACAAAGTCCTCCAGGGTTCAAGGGAAAAGGGTGGAGaaaccagggaaggcttcctggagatgTCACTTTGGCTGAGTCTTGGAGGATGGAAAAAAGATATGGCTGAGCCCAGCGCGGAACAGCATCCTGGCCGGGAGAGGGGGAGCAGTGTGAGCAAAGGTGTaggggtggggacacaggccCACTGAATTTGCCTAGAGAACCAGAGAGCCAATGACACtagtggggcggggagggggggggggagggggctgggccggATGGATGGGTGAGGCCAGGGGTGGTGCGCTTTGGATTTGGTGGGAAAGGGGGAGTCTTGGAGGGTACTGAGCAAGGGCAGAGGCTGTCTGACAGCCTGGCCAAAGACCTATAGATTCTGAAAGAGACCATGAACAGCAGGAGCCAGCTCCCTCTCCTGAGAGCACCCGTTCTGGGTGTGACCCACCCAAGGCCCTTTCTCACACATGGTCTTCCTTAGTTCTAGACGGATAGTATTCCCAGTTTACCATCGGGGAAACCAAAGCTGACAAATGTTAAGCTGCTTGCTGGAGCTCACAGAGTAGACAGTGAGCTGGGCTGCTCTTGGACTATAATCTGTGAGAGTGCCACCCTCTCTCCTTCCGTTACGCCAGGACAGATCCAAAGTCCATTCTGAGGGCAGGATTTGGACAGGGCTTGTAGGGTAGTCATTGCTATTATCGCCATcacaggaaggagggagtggaggcTCAGCAAGGGAAGTGACTTAGTCAAGGCCACATGTTAAGGGTGGGGAGTCCAGGCCAAGCCTTCAGAGTTCAAACCCTTCCCAttacccaccccccactgcctccGGGTTTATTTCTAAGCACATCTAAAATGGAAAagagcccaggggcacctgggtggctcagttggtcaagcatccgactttggctcaggtcatgatctcatggctggtgagttcaagccccgcatcgggctctgggctgacagctcagagcctggagcccgcttcagattctgtgtctccctctctctttctgcccctcccctgctcatgctctgtttctctctctctctctctctccctctccttcaaaataaataaatattaaaaaattaaataaaatgggaaagagcCCAGGTCTCAATACCCATAATTCATACTCGTTTATGCCCTGCCAGGCCCACAATTCCAGCCCCACTACCATCACCAAAGTCTAGATCATGTTGGGCATCTCTTGGACTCAATCCCCAGTAAGAAGCAGCATCTCCACCGCCTGGACTGAGGTCTTCAGTGGCTACACCTTTACCACCACACTTCCTGAACTGAGCCACTGTGTTGGTTGGTCTCAAGGACGGACCTTTTCCTGAGCTGCGCCTCTGTCCCAACTACACCTACTAGTGACTTGTGGTGATCTTCTCCCCAGGTTCTGATGCCAGACCCCGAAACACATGGTGGATGATGATATAAGAACTGCTTGCTGGGAAGGGGAAAACCAAAAGGTTTAGTGAATCATAGTGAGAAGGGGTAGGGTAGGGTCTGGGTTCCTTACAGTTACTGTCCTCTCACTTGGGCCTCAAACCACGCACAAAGTAGACCGTTGTAAACCCATTCTACAGATGTGGGCTTAGAAGCCCATAGGGGAAGAGATTAGCCTAGGGTCACCCAGAAGCAAAATAACAGCACGGGGGTTCAAACTATGCTCTttccagaaaaagataaaaaggaaaacccACAGAGCTCAGCAGACACCTGACTCCGGGGCCAGACTGTGCCACCAGCACTATAATAGCtgtataaaaaaaagttttcttttcttttttttaaatgtgggtaGAGGAATATATAATGAATgctgttggttaaaaaaaatggggcagaTAAAGCTGGTATGCTGTGAAAAGTCAGCAGCTGTGATATTTTATGATTCAATGCAAAAAATATGTTGAGTTCCTCAGCTGAATAAGTggtataaacaaataattttttctttctttcctttttttttttttttaaagatacaaggAGGGTATTGCCATTATCTGAGGACCTCTTTGCTGTCCTCAGAAAATGTTCATCTGAAGGTAGAAAATGCCCTTAACAGCACTCAACCCTGAACTTTTCTAGAACGTAGGCAGAAAGTTTGAGCATGTGTAGACACGGAAGCTAAACAAGGCAAATGCAGAAGTTGCCTCTGGTGATAGTCCGCAGATCAACGATACACGGTACATGAAATccccatcccatcccccctcTCTGCAACAGAGGGGAAGAAACCGCAGAATGTTCCTGACTCGGCACCCTGGCGGGGTGGCGCAATATTTATGTTTGTGTACCTAGCACAACGGTGCCGCCCTCCACTGCCCAGGGGGCCGTCACTGACGCTGTGCGGGTGGCCGCACGGGGTCTTCCCAAACGTTTGTCCTGGACTCTTGAAGCGCCCTAGGACTGGATTTCGGGTTCAGTCCGTAGAGATGACAAGAGTCAGGACTTGGGGGTTGAAGCCCCTGCGTCCAGCTCATCCTAAGCGCCCTAACAGTATATACTGGTGGAGTAGAGACCTGGAGAGGCTCGACCTATCCTTGGCGAACGCGACCAGAAACGTGTCCTGTGACCTCTGGGGGGCGCTGTCGAGCCACGCTGGGGGTCGCCTCCCCAAACGCCGAACCCCGAAATCCACGACACCTTGCGATCCCATACTTGAGATTTCAGCCCTCTTACTCGCCTTTCTCGGCTCAAAGTCCACTAGAACTACTTGCCTGGGGATAGCTTGTTCCCTGTGGTGCTTCGATTGGAAGGCATTTGACTTgttaaatgtatgtttttctaAAGTAGCCGGAGAGCAAatctggaaaacaggaaaactTTTCCCTGAACTTACTTCTCCACCCCAACTCACCCCGGTTATCCTTAGGAGGAACGACATTTCCACCGACAGACTTGTTAATTTTTCTCCAACCCTCATTTCAGGTTCTTCTCTGTACCCCTACCCCCAGCATTGTGACATTGGTCAAGTAAATCGCTTCTCCTGGGGAGCCTGTCCGTGCCTGGTGGTGACGAGGCAATGAGCGAAAGGGGCACACGTGTATGCAAAAGCGCAGGAAGCCCCTTTCCGATCGGGGCGGTGGCGGAGGGGAGCGCGGGGACgggtgcagggaagggggaggagaggctgcGGGCACGCCGCCGCTTGGATCCTTGAGGTCAGCCCTTGGCTGGCAGTGCTCCCGCCACCTCGCCTCTGGGCCCGGAGAGCGGCGCAGGCCGGATCCCCAGGGACACGCCAGGCGCAGGCCGGACGGCCGGACTGGGGTCGGAGCCAGCAGGCAGCCAGCGGATCCCGCTCCGAGGCCGATGACGTCTTCGCCTCTGGCTCCGCCGGCGCCAAGCCGGGTAGGGCGGGTGACGTCACCACAGGTCACGTGAGCAccattcaaacaaacaaaccccctcCCCCTGCGCGCCCGcttctccccgccccgccccgcccccagagaGGCCACATATAAACGCGTTCCCCCGGGCCGAGCTCGCTGCGAAGGACGCTGGGCTGTACGTGTGGTTGGGGCCGGAGGGGCAGTCAAGGTAGCAGCAAAGAAGCCGAGGCGGCTGAGAGTCCCGCACGACGCCCCCTCACTCAGTCTAAAGGCAGTTTGGGGTTCGGCGCAGACAGAACCAGGGTCGGGCTCTTCCTCGAAAGCCGTTGCCCTGCCCTTGGCTTCCGAGGACAAAGAGCACCTAAAACAGGCACGctgggggcgctggggccggCCATGGTCATGGAAGTGGGCTCCCTGGACGCCGGAGGCCTGCGGACGCTGTTGCGGGAGCGCGCGGCGCAGTGCCTGCTACTGGACTGCCGCTCCTTCTTCGCTTTCAACGCCGGCCACATCGCCGGCTCGGTCAACGTGCGCTTCAGCACCATCGTGCGGCGCCGGGCCAAGGGCGCCATGGGCCTGGAGCACATCGTGCCCAACGCCGAGCTGCGCGGCCGCCTGCTGGCCGGCGCCTACCACGCCGTGGTGCTGCTGGACGAGCGCAGCGCCGCCCTGGACGGCGCCAAGCGCGACGGCACCCTGGCCCTGGCCGCTGGCGCGCTCTGCCGCGAGGCGCGCGCCGCGCAAGTCTTCTTCCTCAAAGGTACGCCCTCGGGGAAGCTCGGGCGGCCGcatgccccctccccttccccgccGCCTTGCCGCGGGACCCCCCTGGCCCTCAGCCCCTGCGGGCCGCCTCACCGGGAGCGCGTGGGCGCCCGAGTCCTGTTCTGGGGACCCCGTGGCTTTGTTTGGCTTTAAGAACAAAGACTTGTCTGGGCCTCTCCGGGGTAAACTTCAGCCCcggtgggtggggggagttgtGTGAAGGTGCCCTGTCCCGGATACTAATGGAAACAAATATGTCTCTTTGTCTTCCCAGGAGGCTATGAAGCTTTTTCAGCTTCCTGCCCGGAGCTGTGCAGCAAACAGTCGACCCCCATGGGGCTCAGCCTTCCCCTGAGTACTAGCGTCCCTGACAGCGCCGAATCAGGGTGCAGTTCTTGCAGCACCCCACTCTATGATCAGGTTAGTAGGGACCCGTGCCAGAGGGGGAAAGGAATAGCTGGCAAAGAAGAGCACTACTAGTGAGAATATACAAAGTAACCTTCAAGTTTATAACGGAGGGGGCACAGGGATGTTATTTATCCCATGGTTAAGTGGTCTGATGGAACGGAGTCTAATTGCTGGCATTACAGAAATGAACTTGGTGGCTCTGCCCAGGCAGATGGGTTTATTACCCTATTTATTTATACTCCGGCAACAATACTAAATTCGCTCAGTATCTGAAACTGACCTTTCCAGCAGGGAGTTTTTGTGGGGATGGGCTCCAGAATTGACTTTGTGCGAAGCTTGACAAGTGGATATTTCTGGATTTCAGGGGGGCCCGGTGGAGATCCTGCCCTTTCTGTACCTGGGCAGCGCCTATCACGCTTCCCGAAAAGACATGCTGGACGCCTTGGGCATCACTGCCTTGATCAACGTCTCGGCCAATTGTCCCAACCATTTTGAGGGTCACTACCAATACAAGAGCATCCCTGTGGAAGACAACCACAAGGCGGACATCAGCTCCTGGTTCAACGAGGCAATTGACTTCATAGGTAAATGGACAGATGCCTGGGACGTCTGCCTTGCTCCTCCCGTTTTAGTCACTGAGCCCAACTGTATGGCAAGGACTTGGATGACATTTGTCTGAGCCTTTCTCCGTACGTTAATATCAATCTGGGGCAGGCAGCATCCCTGCAAAATAGGGATTTCGTGCCCCATTTAATAAATTAGCAAACCGAGGTTCAGAACATGGAGTTGACTTACCCATCGGCTTCATGGAGATGCCTGGTTTTGGTTTAAATCCCTTGCTGTTCTTTGCACAATGCCTGTGTTGCCTCCACAGAACGCTGTGTGATGGCGTGACGTGATGTTGCCATTCTCTGGACAGGACACACGTTTCTTAGGCACCCTCTGCCTGGGGTTAGGGTTGTTCTCGTGAGCTCTTGAGTAACTGGCCACCCTTTGTTTTCCAGACTCCATCAAGAACGCTGGAGGAAGGGTGTTTGTCCACTGCCAGGCAGGCATTTCCCGATCAGCCACCATCTGCCTTGCTTACCTCATGAGGACTAACCGAGTCAAGCTGGACGAGGCCTTTGAGTTTGTGAAGCAAAGGAGAAGCATCATTTCCCCCAACTTCAGCTTCATGGGCCAGCTGCTGCAGTTTGAGTCCCAGGTCCTGGCCCCACACTGCTCAGCAGAGGCTGGGAGCCCTGCCATGGCTGTGCTGGACCGCAGCACCTCCACTACCACCGTCTTCAACTTCCCTGTCTCCATCCCCGTCCACTCCACGAACAGTGCATTGAGCTACCTTCAGAGCCCCATCACGACCTCTCCCAGCTGCTGAAAAGCCACGGGAGGTGATCTCCACAACCCCCCGGGGACTCTAGGCGCCCTGAGGAGAAATGCAATAACTCTGGGGAGGGGGCTCGTGAGGGCTggtccttatttatttaatttcaccCCGAGTTCCACTGGGTTCCTGAGCAGCCATGGTGATGATTTAGCGTCAAGGCGTTTGCTGAACTCCGCACGTTTGGGACCAATATAGTGGGTACATCAAGTCCCTCTGacaaaaaggggcagaagggaaAGGACTCAGTTAAGGAGCCGGTTTCTTTTTGCTTGCTCCTGTTTTTTGTAGGAACTCTTCATGCTTGACATACCTACCAGTATTACCATTCCTGACGACACACACCTATGAGAatataccttatttatttttgtgtaggtgGTCTACCTTCACAAATGTCCGTGTCTACTCCTAGAAGAACCAAATACctcaatttttgtgttttgagtACTGTAATACCCTGTAAATATGTCCTAAGCAGGTTTGTGTTCAGCACTGATGGAAAGCaccagtgttgttgttttttttttagttgccaGCAGTTGTATGTTTGATTATTTATGaactgaaataatatatttcttttaagaaagacaTTTTGTTACATaaggatgacttttttttatacAACAGAATAAATTATGGCATTTCTATTGAAACCTCAATGCTTTGTTTCTTGGGCAGCCCCAACTGATCCCTTTCCCCTCAGGGAAACAATCTGGACAAGGGCCTCCCTGACGTATGTCTTGGGATCTGGTCTCCTACTCCTTGGTGGCCCTTCCAGTCCAAGGTGGCTGGGTTGCAAGGAAGGTAGGAAAGCGATCTGTCGTGAAAAACCAGGTACTGTAGCCGAACTCTCAGTATCAGATCCAGGTGTCTATCCATGTATTCCTACCCTGTTAACACAGGGAGCCCAAGTGTTCCCAGAGCCAAAAAGAAACGACCGTTTGCTTGGgttgcttttttaatttaatactttGCCCAGGATAATATAAAAAGACGCCTTCTCCTTTCTGAGCCATGCTAGAATTATGAGGATGATGGTTTTCCAAAACCGCTGACATCAATGTGGTCCTACTATGTGTAAGGTAGTGTGCTACCTGCTCCCAAAACAACTCAGCAGGACCGTTTTTGCAGACAAAGCTGCTGAGACCCAGCATAGCTAAGTggcagtgggggggtggggggtgggggggggaatcgGGCCCTACATCTATCTGTTTTGTTCCCTAATTCTATGTGGTTTGCACTTTATCATTTGCTTCACTCATGTCCTCCCTTTTTGCCTttgaaaagactttttatttttgtgaaaagaaTACGAAGCACTCTAAGTAAAATACAACATGGACAAATTGCCTGAAATTCCCACCCCCAACCTGACCATTATTCATGCTTTGGAGTACATCCATaccagcatatatatatatatatacacacatatatataacacacacacacatatatatgtatatatatatatatatatatatagacacatacacagaatttTTGGTGGCGGCCTCCTTCAGGTCACTTGCTAGTCTGATTTCATAATTTTGTTGAAGATAGGCAATCAGATCTGACTTGCTCTAGGGTAAGATCCTGGATTTTTGCTCTTGTCAATCAGGCCAAAACAGAGATGGTGTAATTGCCTACCAACTCCTAATCCAGTCTATGATGTTGAGTTAAATAACAGTCAAGCTCTTGGGTCACTGGTCCCTTAGCTCCTGTCCCCGCTACTTGTCTCTGGATGAAGTGATGtaggaagcagaaaaggaaaccTCTCTGTTGACTTTAGTAGTGCCCTGAACAGTGGTCCTGGTCCAGCCAGGTCATTTAAGGCCTTGACACACAATCAGTGTCCTTGACCTTTACCCACTGGTTTACCATCTGCCGCTTGACTCTCATGGCCTGAAAGATCCTTGTGTTCTAAGTTCTAAGAACTTACCCTGAGCTGGCAAACTCATTTCCTTGGCTGGGCTTCCCATTGGAAGTGTGTTCGTGCCTTTCAAAACAAACCGTACCCAGTGTTTTTTTTCAAACCCTAGAAATTTACTATTGCAAATATCTCCTTTCGTGGAAACCTACCAGCAACTTCAAGTCCATGGCAGATGCGTGGCTGACTTCCCCCGTGGGCTCAGGCCATCACTTTCTGCTTAACAGGCACTGGCTGAACCAGAATTAATCTCCAGTGTAATCCACGCAGTGGAAAAATACAGCCGCTGCCTAGGGGAGCCGCCAGTGAAAACAATTCACTCACTTCGCCCAGTCCAAGCTGCCCCACTCCCGTCAGCTCAGGAGAGCAGGGTTGATAACCATCTTTCTTCTTGTATCCGATTCCTGGTCTTTGGGCCCTCCAGAGAATGTCACTTTTGGCCTGATACTGCTTTTcttagggggggaaaaaagtaccTCGTGATGAGGAGAAAGTTACTCAAACTACTAAAATGTTTGTTTCTCAATGGGAGATTGAAATAGAGACAACTCCATCATTTAATACTTATGATGTGGTAATAATAGCTCTCAATTTTAGAGCTACCACTGTGTTAACTGCTTCACACACCTTCACATTAAACCTTTAGCAGcaacacccattttacagagggggaaacggaggctcagagagaccaaGGGACATgtccaaaatcacacagcaagtaaaCAACATGGCAGAGATTGGAACCTGGGTCGGAAAGACTGGGAACCAAAGTCCAAGTTCAGTCCAAATATCTTGAGGGAGTGGGGAAAGGATGAATTGTGTAGCCAACCAGACATCATCATGGTTTTACCACATAATTCTGGGGGTGGAAAAGCTATTTATccttttgggcctcagtttccatacgtgtaaaatgaagtcataaaatCTGCTTCACGAGTGAGGGGGAAATAGGCTCATGGATGGCAAGTGCCTGGCAGGTAATGGGCCCTGGAGGAACATTAAGTCCCATTCCCCATTCCTAACGACTTCTAGCGGTTCTCTGGTGTCAGTTTTCCCACTCCAAAAATGACCAGTTTGCCCTGGATCTAATGGGTAAGATTCCTCCGGGTCTTAGAAGATGTACCAATGCATACTTTATGCTTTTCTGTGGTTTCCATTAGGACAGTTCCAACCGCAAACGCTTCCACCGCATCCTCTCCTTTCCTTGGAATTTTGCAAATCGTAGCTAATTTGCCTCCGACTTGCAGCCTCCGGAggccatttccctccctccctccccagcccatcCAGGATGACATCATGGTGTGTACACCTTTAAGATTATATAAATCTGTGATCAGACAGTGGCCTCCATCCCCATGGTAACGCGGAGGAGTTTCCCTTTTGTGAGGAAAGCTGTCATGTCACTTCCTGCTGCTGACAAATCAGTTTAGGAGATTAAAATAcagggagggggggcggggagctggaGCAGGCCTCTGAGAACTGCCGGCTGCGGTGGTTTCTGGTTGCCATACACAGAGGCAAACAAAGCCGAGGACACGCGGGGTAGCCCCGCCCAGCGCCAGGCTCGGGCTCCGGTTTCCCACCCCTCACCGGGTGGCGCCAGGTCACCCCGGGATGTTTTCCTCCGCAGGTTGCCTTCTGGGGAGCAGGTGGGAGGGCTGCCCACCTCTGGGGACTTTTCTGGGGCTCTGTAGGGCCCGCCTGCTGGAGAACAGCCTCTGGGTCCAGAGGAGCCTCCGCGCCCCTCTTATCAGCTCAGAAGGCGGTTTGGTGCTGGGTTCTCCGGCTAACAAAGGGTTTGCGCCTTGGGGCACCAAGCAGACAAAAGTGCTCTGCTAAGGAAAATATCCTAAAACCACCTTTTTCTCGACGGTGGCTTTTTATGCTAAGCAGCAAggccgttcattcattcattcattcgttcattcattcgttcgttcgttcattcaacaaatatttattggcacCCTATGCCTAGGGACACTTTGGCCCAGGACAAAGTTCCCATTCTCAAGTAGCTAAcaatgggggcagggggtggagggaggggaaggaggcaatATATAAAGAAGATCATTAAGAAATAagatgaaggggcgcctgggtggttcagcgggttgagcgtcagacttcggctcaggtcatgatctcatggttcctgatttcgagccccacgtcgggctctgtgttgacagctcagagcctggagcctgcttcggattctgtgtctctccctccctctctgcccctcccctgctcacgctctgtctctctcactctctctctgtcaaaaataaacattaattttttttttttagatgaagaCTATGAAGGTGGAATAATAAAAGGGGAGGCTCCTTTAGATTTTGGTGGTCAAGGAGGCCTCTCTGAGAGGTGGTCAAGACCTGAGAGATAAAACCTACTTGTCCATTTGAGAGACAAGCTGGGAAGAGAGTTTCCTGCCAGGAGGGCAACAGAGACTTGAGGTTGGAGGGGCATCTTCATGGACCACTAGATAGAACCAGTGACTGGGAGTCAGCTAGACCTGAGTTCAAGTACTGATTCT comes from the Prionailurus bengalensis isolate Pbe53 chromosome A1, Fcat_Pben_1.1_paternal_pri, whole genome shotgun sequence genome and includes:
- the DUSP1 gene encoding dual specificity protein phosphatase 1, with amino-acid sequence MVMEVGSLDAGGLRTLLRERAAQCLLLDCRSFFAFNAGHIAGSVNVRFSTIVRRRAKGAMGLEHIVPNAELRGRLLAGAYHAVVLLDERSAALDGAKRDGTLALAAGALCREARAAQVFFLKGGYEAFSASCPELCSKQSTPMGLSLPLSTSVPDSAESGCSSCSTPLYDQGGPVEILPFLYLGSAYHASRKDMLDALGITALINVSANCPNHFEGHYQYKSIPVEDNHKADISSWFNEAIDFIDSIKNAGGRVFVHCQAGISRSATICLAYLMRTNRVKLDEAFEFVKQRRSIISPNFSFMGQLLQFESQVLAPHCSAEAGSPAMAVLDRSTSTTTVFNFPVSIPVHSTNSALSYLQSPITTSPSC